From a single Aquipuribacter nitratireducens genomic region:
- a CDS encoding ABC transporter permease, translating into MSAPAQTRDPENASGARRPRWPSVSRGLATISVALVALLVVSAVVAPSSVSRGALLGMLPFAAVLAVVALGQTLVVQQGGFDLSVPGAVSLAVVVVTHQPNGDDSRLPLAILTALGFAIAAGLVNGFLVSRLRLNPIVATLGMSALLYAVVLAISSGAPRRTTDLLADLTGGITAGVPHAVLIAVVVVAVTTTAMKSTVAGREFEAVGASAPAAHATGLPVVRRRASAYLWAQVLYCIAGIMLAGIVAQPTAFQGDAYLLPSVAAVVLGGTSLLGGRGYLVATAVAALFLSQLQQFVLALGVSFAIRTIVEAAALGLGVALFTVDWTSVRRRLSSLLPARSGAPATGP; encoded by the coding sequence GTGAGCGCTCCCGCTCAGACCCGCGATCCCGAGAACGCGTCCGGCGCGCGCCGGCCGCGCTGGCCGTCGGTCTCCCGCGGGCTCGCGACGATCAGCGTCGCCCTCGTCGCCCTCCTCGTCGTGAGCGCCGTCGTGGCCCCGTCGAGCGTGAGCCGCGGGGCCCTCCTCGGCATGCTCCCCTTCGCCGCGGTGCTCGCCGTCGTCGCCCTCGGTCAGACGCTGGTCGTCCAGCAGGGGGGCTTCGACCTGTCGGTCCCCGGCGCGGTGTCCCTCGCCGTCGTCGTCGTCACGCACCAGCCGAACGGCGACGACTCGCGCCTCCCCCTCGCCATCCTCACCGCCCTCGGCTTCGCGATCGCGGCCGGGCTGGTCAACGGGTTCCTCGTGAGCCGCCTGCGGCTCAACCCCATCGTCGCCACGCTCGGCATGAGCGCGCTGCTGTACGCCGTGGTCCTCGCGATCAGCTCCGGTGCCCCCCGCCGGACCACCGACCTGCTGGCGGACCTCACCGGCGGCATCACCGCGGGCGTCCCCCACGCGGTCCTCATCGCCGTCGTCGTCGTCGCCGTCACGACGACGGCCATGAAGTCGACGGTCGCCGGCCGCGAGTTCGAGGCGGTGGGCGCCAGCGCCCCCGCGGCGCACGCGACGGGCCTGCCGGTCGTGCGTCGACGGGCCTCGGCGTACCTGTGGGCGCAGGTCCTGTACTGCATCGCCGGGATCATGCTCGCCGGCATCGTCGCCCAGCCCACCGCCTTCCAGGGCGACGCGTACCTGTTGCCGTCCGTGGCCGCGGTCGTCCTCGGCGGGACGTCGCTGCTCGGCGGCCGGGGCTACCTCGTCGCGACGGCGGTCGCCGCGCTGTTCCTCAGCCAGCTGCAGCAGTTCGTCCTCGCGCTCGGTGTCAGCTTCGCGATCCGCACCATCGTCGAGGCCGCGGCCCTGGGCCTCGGGGTGGCCCTGTTCACCGTCGACTGGACATCGGTCCGCCGGCGGCTCTCCTCCCTCCTGCCCGCCCGGTCCGGCGCACCCGCGACCGGCCCCTGA
- a CDS encoding SDR family NAD(P)-dependent oxidoreductase, with product MTGRLDGRTVVVTGAGSGMGRAFAGAFVAEGAVVGVLDRSEDLARAACDDLDREHPGRSVPLVADVRRREEVAAAFDRFLDAAGGLDVLFNNAGVNRPMHLLDVTEENWHLIMDVNALGTLIGIQEGARRMIPRGGGKIVNTSSMAGRQGFPSFAPYCASKFAVNALTQAAARGLAEHDITVNSFSPGVVDTPLWTALDADLVAIGDADEPGRAMAAFAEGILRGRPATPDDIVGTALYLASSDSDYLTGQTIMIDGGMVLL from the coding sequence GTGACTGGTCGACTCGACGGCAGGACCGTCGTCGTCACGGGCGCCGGCAGCGGCATGGGGCGCGCCTTCGCCGGTGCCTTCGTCGCCGAGGGCGCCGTCGTCGGCGTCCTCGACCGCAGCGAGGACCTCGCGCGAGCCGCGTGCGACGACCTGGACCGAGAGCACCCGGGAAGGAGCGTCCCCCTGGTCGCGGACGTCCGCCGCCGGGAGGAGGTCGCAGCGGCGTTCGACCGGTTCCTCGACGCAGCAGGCGGCTTGGACGTCCTGTTCAACAACGCCGGCGTGAACCGCCCGATGCATCTCCTCGACGTCACCGAGGAGAACTGGCACCTGATCATGGACGTCAACGCCCTCGGGACCCTGATCGGCATCCAGGAAGGCGCGCGGCGGATGATCCCCAGGGGTGGCGGCAAGATCGTCAACACGTCCTCGATGGCCGGTCGCCAGGGCTTCCCCAGTTTCGCGCCGTACTGCGCGAGCAAGTTCGCGGTGAACGCGCTCACGCAGGCGGCGGCGCGCGGGCTCGCCGAGCACGACATCACCGTCAACTCCTTCTCGCCCGGCGTCGTCGACACCCCGCTGTGGACCGCGCTGGACGCCGACCTCGTCGCCATCGGCGACGCCGACGAGCCCGGCCGCGCGATGGCGGCGTTCGCGGAGGGCATCCTGAGGGGCAGGCCCGCGACCCCCGACGACATCGTCGGCACCGCGCTGTACCTCGCCTCCTCCGACAGCGACTACCTGACCGGACAGACGATCATGATCGACGGGGGCATGGTCCTGCTCTGA
- a CDS encoding family 20 glycosylhydrolase — translation MTVPVRVLRGAVVLPDAVLPDGVVVVDGDRVVWVGAADEAPVALPDPADVVLLPGLVDVHCHGGGGVGFPDAASVDDARRAVAEHTRHGTTSLVASLVTAPADLLLTQAAMLADLADDGEIVGVHAEGPFLSAARCGAQDPAHLVPGDADLVRALADAARGHLVSMTVAPEVPGVLDEDGVVDALVAAGALVSFGHTDASAELVDDAVATAFGLSGRRPGVTHLFNGMRPWHHRDPGPVAACLAAAARGDAVVELVADGVHLADATVRSVFDLVAPDAVVLVTDAMAAAGVPDGDYVLGGQAVRVADGAARLAAGAQADALAGGTAHLLDVVRQAVTAGVPLVDAVRAAATTPVALLGLDDVGALEAGRRADVVVCSPDLRPLHVLRGGVPVPGVAGRGVLDVGLVPLPASVLPGGGAPVVVGASTRLVATGAAREVAAVAADRLARTLGSVPAVVEGPARPGDLELVLSPDAVRALGEPAVDVADEGYDLAVGEGRVVVSARAVPGLRHGLTTLGQLLAAAPPEGGGRALAPVTVTDAPRYPWRGLSLDVARHPLPLPDLLRVVDVLTDLRLNVLHLHLTDDQGWRLHVPSRPLLTERSGGTAVDGDPGGFLTGADWAALVAHARGRGVTVVPEVDVPGHTNAALHAYGELTPDGQAPPAYTGTEVGFSRLWADVPATEPFLRDVFADVARMTPGSPLHIGGDEVLAMDPEEYVRLVQMAAAAVEAQDRTVVAWQEAAAAPLPPGTVVQLWDERQDTGPLVAAAEAGAEVLLSPASRVYLDMKYDADFPLGLDWAGLVPFRRSWEWDPDDLVPGLPPEHVVGVEAALWSETTRSLDDVTTLLLPRLAAVAEVAWSAQARRDDDGFDGFAHRVRVLARAWERDGLRWYRAPDGVWDGEDPG, via the coding sequence GTGACCGTACCCGTGCGCGTCCTCCGCGGTGCCGTCGTGCTGCCCGACGCCGTGCTGCCCGACGGCGTCGTCGTGGTCGACGGCGACCGGGTGGTGTGGGTCGGCGCCGCCGACGAGGCGCCCGTCGCGCTGCCGGACCCTGCCGACGTCGTCCTGCTGCCCGGGCTCGTCGACGTCCACTGCCACGGCGGGGGCGGGGTCGGGTTCCCCGACGCCGCCTCGGTGGACGACGCCCGCCGGGCGGTCGCCGAGCACACCCGTCACGGCACGACGTCGCTCGTCGCCTCGCTCGTCACCGCGCCCGCCGACCTGCTCCTCACCCAGGCGGCGATGCTCGCCGACCTCGCCGACGACGGTGAGATCGTCGGGGTGCACGCCGAGGGCCCGTTCCTGTCCGCCGCCCGGTGCGGCGCCCAGGACCCGGCGCACCTCGTGCCGGGTGACGCCGACCTCGTGCGCGCCCTGGCCGACGCCGCCCGGGGACACCTCGTGAGCATGACCGTGGCGCCGGAGGTGCCGGGCGTGCTCGACGAGGACGGTGTCGTGGACGCGCTGGTCGCGGCCGGGGCGCTCGTGTCGTTCGGTCACACGGACGCCTCGGCGGAGCTGGTGGACGACGCCGTCGCGACCGCGTTCGGGCTGTCGGGGCGACGTCCGGGTGTCACGCACCTGTTCAACGGGATGCGGCCGTGGCACCACCGCGACCCCGGCCCCGTCGCCGCGTGCCTGGCGGCAGCCGCCCGTGGGGACGCCGTCGTCGAGCTCGTCGCCGACGGGGTGCACCTCGCCGACGCGACCGTGCGGAGCGTCTTCGACCTCGTCGCCCCCGACGCCGTCGTGCTCGTGACGGACGCCATGGCCGCAGCCGGGGTGCCGGACGGGGACTACGTCCTCGGCGGGCAGGCGGTGCGCGTCGCGGACGGCGCCGCGCGGCTCGCGGCCGGCGCGCAGGCGGACGCGCTCGCCGGCGGGACCGCGCACCTGCTCGACGTCGTCCGGCAGGCCGTGACGGCAGGCGTCCCCCTCGTCGACGCCGTCCGGGCCGCGGCCACGACACCGGTTGCCCTGCTCGGTCTCGACGACGTCGGGGCGCTGGAGGCCGGGCGGCGGGCCGATGTCGTCGTGTGCTCGCCCGACCTGCGACCGCTGCACGTGCTCCGGGGCGGGGTACCGGTGCCCGGGGTCGCGGGCCGAGGCGTGCTCGACGTCGGTCTCGTCCCCCTGCCGGCGTCGGTCCTGCCGGGTGGAGGTGCGCCCGTCGTCGTCGGTGCCTCGACGCGGCTGGTCGCGACCGGCGCGGCACGGGAGGTGGCCGCCGTCGCGGCCGACCGCCTCGCGCGGACGCTCGGCTCCGTCCCGGCCGTGGTCGAGGGGCCGGCCCGGCCGGGCGACCTCGAGCTCGTCCTCTCACCGGACGCCGTCCGTGCGCTCGGCGAGCCGGCCGTCGACGTCGCGGACGAGGGCTACGACCTCGCCGTCGGCGAGGGACGCGTCGTCGTGTCCGCGCGGGCGGTCCCCGGCCTGCGCCACGGGCTCACGACGCTCGGACAGCTCCTCGCCGCCGCCCCGCCCGAGGGCGGGGGACGGGCGCTCGCGCCCGTCACCGTCACCGACGCCCCGCGGTACCCGTGGCGCGGGCTGAGCCTCGACGTCGCGCGTCACCCGCTGCCGCTGCCGGACCTGCTGCGGGTCGTCGACGTGCTCACGGACCTGCGGCTCAACGTCCTCCACCTCCACCTCACCGACGACCAGGGCTGGCGGCTCCACGTGCCCTCGCGCCCGCTGCTCACCGAGCGCTCCGGCGGGACCGCCGTCGACGGCGACCCCGGGGGCTTCCTCACGGGGGCCGACTGGGCGGCACTGGTCGCGCACGCCCGCGGGCGCGGTGTCACGGTCGTGCCGGAGGTCGACGTCCCCGGCCACACCAACGCCGCCCTCCACGCGTACGGCGAGCTGACGCCGGACGGGCAGGCACCGCCCGCCTACACGGGGACCGAGGTCGGCTTCAGCCGGCTGTGGGCGGACGTGCCGGCCACCGAGCCGTTCCTGCGGGACGTCTTCGCCGACGTCGCCCGCATGACCCCCGGCTCCCCGCTCCACATCGGCGGGGACGAGGTCCTCGCCATGGACCCCGAGGAGTACGTGCGGCTCGTGCAGATGGCCGCCGCGGCCGTCGAGGCGCAGGACCGCACCGTCGTCGCGTGGCAGGAGGCCGCAGCCGCGCCGCTGCCGCCCGGCACGGTCGTCCAGCTGTGGGACGAGCGGCAGGACACCGGCCCGCTCGTCGCGGCCGCCGAGGCCGGAGCGGAGGTGCTGCTGTCCCCGGCGAGTCGCGTGTACCTCGACATGAAGTACGACGCCGACTTCCCGCTCGGTCTCGACTGGGCCGGTCTCGTGCCCTTCCGTCGCTCGTGGGAGTGGGACCCGGACGACCTCGTGCCGGGCCTGCCGCCCGAGCACGTCGTCGGGGTCGAGGCGGCCCTGTGGTCGGAGACCACCCGCTCGCTCGACGACGTGACGACACTGCTGCTGCCACGGCTCGCCGCTGTCGCCGAGGTCGCGTGGTCGGCGCAGGCGCGCCGCGACGACGACGGGTTCGACGGCTTCGCCCACCGTGTGCGTGTGCTGGCGCGGGCGTGGGAGCGGGACGGACTGCGGTGGTACCGGGCGCCGGACGGGGTGTGGGACGGCGAGGACCCGGGGTGA
- a CDS encoding helix-turn-helix domain-containing protein, whose amino-acid sequence MASLGARLRAERTRAGLSLREVARQLRVSPSFVSQLENGKSQPSVATLYSLSQLLDVSIDVLFEPDPVQPVEPTPAGEPAEPEGAGADSAKASRDPAPSVAAVLRRSSAAAARRAPRTPSDDGDRLDDEVGEQWFGRPSGARWSVTSPGRRPRLVMDSGVIWEQLARTTDHTFDFLEIEYPPGASSTTDERMLRHLGFEYGYLLEGELQVTAGFDVFVLRAGDALGLDSSLPHLFTNTGSVPARGIWFVHHQHH is encoded by the coding sequence ATGGCGAGCCTCGGCGCCAGGCTGCGGGCCGAGCGCACGAGGGCCGGGCTGTCCCTGCGCGAGGTCGCGCGGCAGCTCCGGGTCTCTCCCTCGTTCGTCTCCCAGCTGGAGAACGGCAAGTCCCAGCCCAGCGTCGCGACGCTGTACTCCCTGTCGCAGCTGCTCGACGTCTCCATCGACGTCCTGTTCGAGCCCGACCCCGTGCAGCCGGTGGAACCCACCCCGGCGGGGGAGCCCGCCGAGCCCGAGGGCGCCGGCGCGGACAGCGCGAAGGCGTCCCGGGACCCCGCCCCCTCGGTCGCCGCGGTCCTGCGGCGGTCGAGCGCGGCAGCCGCCCGCCGGGCTCCGCGGACGCCGTCGGACGACGGCGACCGTCTCGACGACGAGGTCGGCGAGCAGTGGTTCGGTCGGCCGTCCGGAGCGCGCTGGTCCGTGACGTCGCCGGGCCGGCGACCACGGCTCGTCATGGACTCCGGGGTCATCTGGGAGCAGCTGGCCCGCACGACGGACCACACGTTCGACTTCCTCGAGATCGAGTACCCGCCGGGCGCGAGCTCCACGACCGACGAGCGCATGCTGCGGCACCTCGGCTTCGAGTACGGCTACCTGCTCGAGGGGGAGCTGCAGGTCACCGCCGGCTTCGACGTCTTCGTGCTGAGGGCCGGTGACGCCCTCGGCCTCGACTCGTCGCTGCCCCACCTGTTCACCAACACGGGCAGCGTCCCGGCGCGCGGCATCTGGTTCGTCCACCACCAGCACCACTGA
- the eboE gene encoding metabolite traffic protein EboE — protein MRLEDGHGHLTYSTLVHPGDDWSQMWHSLTTHVPAVRDAVAAAGPFGVSLRLSGASVDTLRDEPDEVERLAGFLAEQRLYLFTVNAFPHGPFKGRRVMEEVYRPDWSTSTRVGYTKDIADLLARIAPADVRPSIQSAPLAFRADVGSAEVVQRLTDNVLDVVAHLADLERRTGRCVTLALEPEPACYLETTEETVRWFEDHVYSRQGLTALAARAGVPVSEATDLVRRHLGVVFDICHQTVGFEDVPESLDLLVRSGVPILKLQEAAALRAPEVDADVVAELERFTDTIYLSQTTELRDGATRRFLTLADAIDAWREDPGGAREWRTHFHVPVFLDDLGAFGTTRFGIEQALGVHARTPLSSHLEIETYTWDVLPPHLKTGDVDSYVVRELQWVRERLAAASPART, from the coding sequence ATGCGCCTCGAGGACGGCCACGGACACCTCACGTACTCCACGCTCGTTCACCCCGGGGACGACTGGTCGCAGATGTGGCACAGCCTGACGACCCACGTCCCGGCGGTGAGGGACGCCGTGGCAGCGGCGGGCCCGTTCGGCGTGAGCCTGCGCCTCTCGGGCGCCTCGGTCGACACGCTCCGCGACGAGCCGGACGAGGTCGAGCGCCTCGCCGGCTTCCTCGCCGAGCAGCGGCTGTACCTCTTCACCGTCAACGCCTTCCCCCACGGTCCCTTCAAGGGTCGCCGTGTGATGGAGGAGGTGTACCGCCCGGACTGGAGCACCTCGACCCGCGTCGGCTACACGAAGGACATCGCCGACCTGCTGGCGCGAATCGCGCCGGCCGACGTCCGCCCGAGCATCCAGTCCGCGCCGCTGGCGTTCCGCGCAGACGTGGGTTCTGCCGAGGTCGTGCAGCGGCTCACGGACAACGTGCTCGACGTGGTCGCGCACCTCGCCGACCTCGAGCGCCGGACCGGCCGGTGCGTGACGCTCGCGCTCGAGCCGGAGCCCGCCTGCTACCTCGAGACGACCGAGGAGACGGTCCGCTGGTTCGAGGACCACGTGTACTCCCGGCAGGGCCTGACGGCGCTGGCCGCACGGGCCGGCGTCCCCGTCTCCGAGGCCACCGACCTCGTCCGCCGCCACCTCGGCGTCGTCTTCGACATCTGCCACCAGACGGTCGGCTTCGAGGACGTCCCCGAGTCCCTCGACCTGCTCGTGCGCAGCGGTGTGCCGATCCTCAAGCTCCAGGAGGCCGCGGCGCTGCGCGCACCGGAGGTCGACGCGGACGTCGTCGCCGAGCTCGAGCGCTTCACCGACACCATCTACCTGAGCCAGACGACGGAGCTCCGCGACGGCGCCACCCGGCGCTTCCTCACCCTCGCCGACGCCATCGACGCCTGGCGGGAGGACCCCGGAGGGGCGCGAGAGTGGCGCACCCACTTCCACGTGCCGGTCTTCCTCGACGACCTCGGCGCCTTCGGGACCACACGGTTCGGCATCGAGCAGGCCCTCGGCGTGCACGCCCGCACGCCGCTGTCCTCGCACCTGGAGATCGAGACGTACACGTGGGACGTCCTTCCTCCGCACCTCAAGACCGGTGACGTCGACTCGTACGTCGTCAGAGAGCTGCAGTGGGTCAGGGAGCGGCTCGCCGCCGCTTCTCCGGCCCGGACCTGA